In Polyangiaceae bacterium, a genomic segment contains:
- a CDS encoding SDR family NAD(P)-dependent oxidoreductase, which yields MKPMDFRSRWVLVTGASSGLGQEMARQLAHEHGANIVAVARRADRLDALKQELEPAGVNVRTVTADLRKVDDVDRVFDEATREGPLYGAILNAGVTHFGDWHELGWEGFQRMLETNVVSAVRFSTLLLPYLERQGEGGGMMLVSSMAGLAPVPYQAAYSGTKAFLVNYGCSLWHEMKHKNVSITTFAPGGIVTEMTAGQRFDSLRGWLMPVDRAARSGLEGFRKRKYLHVPGVVYKMLATLSNFAPEPFASSRVAAQYRASLQAAKAESGERH from the coding sequence ATGAAGCCGATGGATTTCCGCTCGCGCTGGGTGCTCGTCACCGGCGCCTCGTCGGGTTTGGGCCAAGAGATGGCGCGGCAGCTCGCGCACGAGCACGGCGCGAACATCGTGGCGGTCGCGCGCCGCGCGGATCGCCTCGATGCGCTGAAACAAGAGCTCGAGCCCGCCGGCGTGAACGTGCGGACCGTCACCGCGGACCTGCGCAAGGTCGACGACGTGGATCGCGTGTTCGACGAGGCGACGCGCGAGGGCCCTTTGTACGGCGCGATCCTGAACGCCGGGGTCACGCACTTCGGCGATTGGCACGAGCTCGGCTGGGAAGGCTTTCAGCGCATGCTGGAGACCAACGTGGTGAGCGCGGTGCGCTTCAGCACGTTGCTGCTCCCCTACCTGGAACGGCAGGGCGAGGGCGGCGGCATGATGCTCGTCTCCAGCATGGCCGGCCTCGCGCCGGTGCCGTACCAGGCGGCCTACTCCGGAACCAAGGCCTTCCTCGTGAACTACGGCTGCAGCCTGTGGCACGAGATGAAGCACAAGAACGTGTCGATCACGACCTTCGCTCCCGGCGGCATCGTCACGGAGATGACCGCGGGGCAGCGCTTCGATTCATTGCGCGGCTGGCTGATGCCGGTGGACCGCGCCGCGCGCTCCGGACTCGAGGGCTTCCGCAAGCGGAAGTACCTGCACGTGCCCGGCGTGGTCTACAAGATGCTGGCCACGCTATCGAACTTCGCGCCGGAGCCCTTCGCGTCTTCCCGCGTGGCGGCGCAGTATCGTGCGTCGCTGCAGGCCGCCAAGGCCGAGAGCGGCGAACGTCACTGA
- a CDS encoding MBL fold metallo-hydrolase → MIPFPDALSELGLTDALSILPVQSGYPSPKTINLVLRRHGGRTILFEASAARDDIVAEIDAALDRHGVGALDALMVTHCHGDHAGSSGIVAGRGRREGARAPIHLHSAGYRFLTHPDAAFLNETYEIFRTRAHWGLIEYNSLSDQDMIDGALRKRFSGFFAQTPKSALRFVDDGDLPQGFLALFTPGHSQDCVLYFDTELGVAIPGDTIICTGRVEKPETWAYVIPIFTVAGQAYSMAFERYLRTISVLERFFSTYEVRAVLPPHGRFAVTRPLEWVTFAKGYFRGVYRALLEDFFGDTERRASPFRACDLNRFIPSAGAHPISTPSHVFGMLCTLADEGYLDLAEHKTTRQITFTLRELPPASYMDERFARDPGPLPLYGA, encoded by the coding sequence GTGATCCCATTTCCGGATGCGCTTTCGGAGCTCGGCCTCACGGACGCGCTCTCCATACTCCCGGTCCAGAGCGGCTACCCCAGCCCCAAGACCATCAACCTGGTGCTGCGTCGCCACGGTGGGCGCACGATCTTGTTCGAAGCCAGCGCCGCGCGGGACGACATCGTGGCGGAGATCGACGCAGCGCTGGATCGGCACGGCGTCGGGGCCCTCGATGCGTTGATGGTCACCCACTGCCACGGCGACCACGCCGGAAGCTCGGGAATCGTCGCCGGGCGCGGCCGCCGCGAGGGAGCGCGCGCGCCCATTCATCTGCACTCCGCCGGCTATCGCTTCTTGACCCATCCGGACGCTGCGTTCCTGAACGAGACCTACGAGATCTTTCGCACGCGCGCCCACTGGGGGCTCATCGAGTACAACTCGCTGTCCGATCAGGACATGATCGACGGTGCGCTGCGCAAGCGCTTCTCCGGGTTCTTCGCGCAGACCCCGAAGAGCGCCCTTCGCTTCGTGGACGACGGCGATCTACCTCAGGGCTTCCTCGCGCTGTTCACCCCCGGTCACTCCCAGGATTGCGTGCTCTACTTCGACACCGAGCTGGGCGTCGCGATCCCGGGGGACACCATCATCTGCACCGGCCGCGTGGAAAAGCCCGAGACCTGGGCTTACGTGATCCCGATCTTCACCGTGGCGGGCCAGGCATACTCCATGGCCTTCGAGCGCTACCTCCGGACCATCTCGGTGCTCGAGCGATTCTTCTCGACGTACGAGGTGCGCGCGGTGTTGCCGCCCCACGGTCGCTTCGCGGTGACGCGCCCCCTCGAGTGGGTGACGTTCGCCAAGGGCTACTTCCGAGGCGTCTACCGGGCGTTGCTCGAAGACTTCTTCGGCGACACGGAGCGACGAGCGAGCCCCTTTCGCGCGTGCGATCTGAATCGCTTCATCCCGAGCGCGGGAGCGCACCCCATTTCCACGCCCAGCCACGTGTTCGGGATGCTGTGCACCCTGGCGGACGAAGGCTACCTCGACCTCGCCGAGCACAAGACCACGCGTCAGATCACGTTCACACTGCGGGAGCTGCCTCCGGCAAGCTACATGGACGAACGCTTCGCGCGCGATCCGGGACCGCTGCCGCTGTACGGCGCGTAG
- a CDS encoding response regulator — protein MSKTAKTVVLVADDEPSTRALVAGHLRSKGYKVLEAGDGDEAWEMAHEHLPHAVVLDVMMPGMSGWEVCRKIREAVSLNHTGVVMLTGIGENLNEMTSPLYGADAYVDKPFEFSVLDQKVTETLAKRRKPDSAPPAAATTAPVAKSTPAPAKKSVAPKKAAPKKAAPKKAAPKKAAPKKAAPKKAAPKKAAPKKAAPKKAAPKKAAPKKKPASKKAVKKKVKAAAKKVKKAARRALKKVAKKPAAKVVKKAARAVKKGARAVAKKANQRRARRPKKA, from the coding sequence ATGTCCAAGACCGCCAAGACCGTCGTACTCGTCGCGGACGACGAGCCCAGCACTCGCGCTCTGGTTGCGGGTCACCTGCGCTCCAAGGGTTACAAGGTTCTCGAAGCCGGCGACGGCGACGAAGCCTGGGAGATGGCCCACGAGCACTTGCCCCACGCCGTCGTTCTGGACGTGATGATGCCGGGTATGAGCGGCTGGGAAGTGTGTCGCAAGATCCGCGAGGCCGTCTCGCTGAACCACACCGGCGTCGTGATGCTCACCGGCATCGGCGAAAACCTGAACGAGATGACGTCGCCGCTGTACGGTGCCGACGCCTACGTCGACAAGCCCTTCGAGTTCTCGGTGCTCGATCAGAAGGTCACCGAAACGCTCGCCAAGCGCCGAAAGCCCGACAGCGCTCCACCCGCAGCCGCCACGACAGCGCCCGTCGCCAAGTCGACTCCCGCGCCCGCGAAGAAGTCGGTGGCCCCCAAGAAGGCTGCGCCGAAGAAGGCTGCGCCGAAGAAGGCTGCGCCGAAGAAGGCTGCGCCGAAGAAGGCTGCGCCGAAGAAGGCTGCTCCCAAGAAGGCCGCGCCGAAGAAGGCCGCGCCGAAGAAGGCTGCTCCAAAGAAAGCCGCTCCGAAGAAGAAGCCCGCCAGCAAGAAGGCCGTGAAGAAGAAGGTGAAAGCGGCCGCCAAGAAGGTGAAGAAGGCGGCCCGCCGCGCGCTGAAGAAGGTCGCCAAGAAGCCGGCGGCCAAGGTCGTGAAGAAGGCGGCACGCGCCGTGAAGAAGGGCGCTCGCGCGGTGGCCAAGAAGGCCAATCAGCGCCGCGCTCGGCGCCCCAAGAAAGCTTGA
- a CDS encoding MoxR family ATPase: MAESDEARAEVEKFQKKIGALREEIARVIVGNREVVDGVLTCMLAGSHALLEGVPGLGKTMLVRTLAESVGLNFSRIQFTPDLMPADIIGTTVIDETAVGGQAFEFRKGPVFANIVLADEINRATPKTQSALLEAMQEHRVTVGRTTYTIDEPYFVLATQNPLEMEGTYPLPEAQLDRFFFKLQVPFPSREELHDIIDRTTTDHTVQVEPVISQDDILEMQKLVRTVPVARHVQDYAVRLLQATHPDGVDAPEKVRRFVSTGASPRGAQAMLLASKIRALFEGRFAASVDDVKATATPALRHRILLNFEGEAEGVRSDDVIEQILGELAEAKA, from the coding sequence ATGGCTGAATCAGACGAAGCTCGCGCCGAGGTAGAGAAGTTTCAGAAGAAGATCGGCGCGCTGCGCGAAGAGATCGCGCGAGTGATCGTGGGCAATCGAGAGGTCGTCGACGGCGTGCTCACCTGCATGCTGGCCGGCTCCCACGCCCTCTTGGAAGGCGTGCCGGGCCTCGGCAAGACGATGCTGGTGCGCACCCTCGCGGAGTCCGTGGGACTGAATTTCTCGCGCATCCAGTTCACTCCGGACCTAATGCCGGCGGACATCATCGGTACCACGGTGATTGACGAAACCGCGGTGGGCGGTCAGGCCTTCGAGTTTCGCAAGGGGCCGGTGTTCGCCAACATCGTGTTGGCGGACGAGATCAACCGCGCCACGCCCAAGACCCAGAGCGCCCTCCTGGAAGCGATGCAGGAGCACCGCGTCACGGTGGGCCGCACCACCTACACCATAGACGAACCCTACTTCGTGCTGGCCACGCAGAACCCGCTGGAGATGGAGGGTACCTATCCGCTCCCGGAAGCGCAGCTGGACCGCTTCTTCTTCAAGCTGCAGGTGCCGTTCCCGTCGCGCGAGGAGCTGCACGACATCATCGATCGCACCACCACCGACCACACCGTGCAGGTGGAACCGGTCATCAGCCAGGACGACATCCTCGAGATGCAGAAGCTGGTGCGCACCGTGCCCGTCGCGCGCCACGTCCAGGATTACGCCGTGCGCTTGCTCCAGGCCACCCATCCGGATGGCGTGGACGCTCCGGAGAAGGTGCGCCGCTTCGTGAGCACCGGTGCTTCACCCCGCGGCGCCCAGGCCATGCTGCTCGCCTCCAAGATCCGCGCGCTGTTCGAAGGGCGGTTCGCCGCCAGCGTGGACGACGTGAAGGCCACCGCCACTCCGGCGTTGCGCCATCGCATCCTCCTCAACTTCGAGGGCGAAGCCGAAGGCGTGCGTTCGGACGACGTCATCGAGCAGATCCTCGGCGAGCTGGCGGAGGCCAAGGCGTGA